One Chiloscyllium plagiosum isolate BGI_BamShark_2017 chromosome 34, ASM401019v2, whole genome shotgun sequence genomic window carries:
- the LOC122540103 gene encoding uncharacterized protein LOC122540103 encodes MAIQSRCVPPPEAGGNRTVRRIGAACLLSLAALLGSICLDLDSSLRTWRETENALQAVASCRNLLLLHLINRLQEERAFVWWHPNSSSVTHSSDWIQGTCKELALAIRKSHSGCLKAEFPCPQFVNGSTEIASWPLDEDEGDNLISSIISNLLRALEGPERDLSLARSNQDWADVLSLRMVLRSKEEMFMWYRSQLAASSQRAGPGDPPTTWHQISTRLNHALFMSENLQGCCRKNMNLSLHFTDCEGVCQFIPSTDLVSQTSQRDVILHHISFIQDCLLHISTDSMREKSRDILSAVSFRITLLSTACLIYPIVLLSFKQMTEWIQNYARGLKERTEELKLQRRLAEDLLHQMLPKSVAKQLRRREHVEAESYEQIILMSEDDFNKISIFTAIVNQERHDEPL; translated from the exons ATGGCGATCCAGAGTCG GTGTGTGCCCCCACCTGAAGCGGGAGGAAACCGCACTGTCCGCAGGATCGGAGCCGCTTGCCTTCTGTCCTTGGCCGCCTTGCTGGGCTCGATCTGTCTTGACCTGGACAGCAGCCTGAGGacgtggagagagacagagaatgcgCTCCAGGCTGTGGCTTCCTGCAGAAACCTTCTCCTCCTTCACCTGATCAACCGGCTGCAGGAAGAACGTGCCTTTGTCTGGTGGCATCCAAACAGCTCCTCGGTCACCCACAGCAGCGACTGGATCCAGGGCACCTGCAAAGAACTGGCGCTCGCCATCCGGAAGAGCCACTCGGGCTGTTTGAAGGCAGAATTTCCTTGTCCCCAGTTTGTGAATGGCAGCACAGAGATTGCAAGCTGGCCGCTTGATGAGGATGAGGGGGACAATCTCATCTCGTCCATTATCTCCAACCTACTGAGGGCCCTCGAGGGCCCAGAAAGAGACCTGAGCCTGGCCAGGTCTAACCAGGACTGGGCAGATGTGCTGTCTCTCAGGATGGTACTTAGATCCAAGGAAGAGATGTTCATGTGGTACAGGTCACAGCTCGCAGCCTCCTCACAGCGTGCTGGACCAGGGGATCCTCCGACAACATGGCACCAAATCTCAACCAGGCTGAACCATGCTCTGTTCATGTCAGAAAACCTGCAGGGCTGCTGCAGAAAGAACATGAATCTCTCGCTCCACTTTACTGACTGTGAAGGAGTCTGTCAGTTCATACCTTCCACTGACCTGGTGTCTCAAACGTCCCAGAGGGATGTGATACTTCACCACATCAGCTTTATCCAGGATTGTCTACTTCACATCAGCACAGACTCGATGCGAGAGAAATCCAGAGACATTCTGTCTGCCGTGAGCTTCCGGATCACCTTGTTGAGCACCGCCTGCCTCATTTACCCGATAGTGTTGCTCTCCTTCAAACAGATGACCGAATGGATCCAGAACTATGCCCGGGGCCTGAAGGAGCGCACTGAGGAGCTGAAGCTGCAGAGGCGCCTGGCCGAGGACCTCCTGCATCAGATGTTACCCAAGTCGGTGGCGAAACAGCTGAGGAGGCGCGAACATGTCGAAGCGGAGAGTTATGAACAG ATTATTCTGATGAGTGAAGATGACTTCAACAAAATTAGCATTTTTACAGCAATTGTAAACCAAGAACGTCATGACGAgcctttataa